Proteins found in one Ctenopharyngodon idella isolate HZGC_01 chromosome 16, HZGC01, whole genome shotgun sequence genomic segment:
- the scnm1 gene encoding sodium channel modifier 1 gives MSFKREGDDQSQLNVLKKRRVADLLSNFIPDDEAVLMKNGRYSCLVCSHRPVFDTVDMLVVHRKGKRHLEGMKWFYGKKNQLQREIDKRRHQDYVKAEDDRQEPSSSAPLLSQTRKITHHALLRTAPYSSCHRKASERIESSGCGQEDRNDQVNNINPHTSMRTGSIDSISTTSTTVHEGQTEGKVETKKRKKGSSIVTSTDCEPLTEQRRRELDHYLKLKSSGWLQDRSGNWVKDENVEFDSDEEEPALLPPCSESS, from the exons ATGTCTTTCAAACGGGAGGGTGATGATCAAAGTCAGCTAAATGTACTGAAG AAACGACGCGTAGCAGATCTTCTGTCAAACTTTATCCCAGACGATGAAGCTGTTCTGATGAAAAACGGAAG ATACAGCTGCCTTGTGTGTTCTCACCGACCTGTATTTGACACTGTTGATATGCTCGTGGTGCACAGGAAGGGAAAGAGACATCTTGAAG GAATGAAATGGTTCTACGGCAAAAAGAATCAACTGCAACgtgaaattgataaaagaagGCATCAAGACTATGTCAAAGCAGAGGATGATCGACAG GAACCCTCCAGTTCAGCTCCTCTACTGAGCCAAACACGCAAAATTACCCATCATGCCTTACTCAGAACTGCTCCGTACAGTAGCTGCCACAGAAAGGCCAG TGAACGAATAGAATCGTCAGGATGTGGCCAAGAGGATAGAAATGATCAAGTCAACAATATCAACCCTCACACATCCATGAGGACAGGAAGTATCGACTCTATATCAACAACTAGCACAACAG TGCATGAGGGCCAGACTGAAGGGAAAGTAGAGAcaaagaagagaaagaaagggTCCAGCATTGTGACATCCACTGATTGTGAGCCTCTAACAGAGCAGAGACGCAGAGAACTGGACCACTACCTCAAATTAAAGAG TTCAGGGTGGCTGCAGGACCGAAGTGGTAATTGGGTAAAAGATGAGAATGTCGAGTTTGACTCGGATGAAGAAGAACCAGCTCTGTTGCCTCCTTGCAGTGAATCTTCATAG